TTAACGATTGATGGGCTTTTTTTGGCATAAAGCAAGGTTAGATGCACAGCTAGGGTTTTAAAAATGGCCAAGGCGGTAGGTAAAAGCTAAAAACCTTTTTTAACGATGTTTGCTAGGAAAGGGAAAATTTTTTGGGTGTTAGGGGCCTAAAATTTGGCTATTTTCGCTGTTTTAATAGAACATTTTTCATAAAGTTTAAAAGCCTTTAGCCTTGAAGGTAATAACCTTTGTAAAGGCCTATCTAGGACCTTAGGGTCTAGCTATAAATTCAAACCGGAGAGGCTAAGGGCCTAGAGAAATAAAAGTTGTATCTGCTGGTGCAGCTATTTTCAAAAGATATGCTTTGTTCTCTTTACCCATTACTAGATTTTTTTGTATAATAGGAGCTAATAGGAACTTAAATTTCCTATCTCAAATCCATAAAATCGAGGTTTCTATGAGCCGCAAATCTAAAGCTGCTGAATTTGTTGATGAAGAGTATAGCTTAACTATTAATGGACGAAATGTACAAGTGACCGAGGCCATGGAAGGCTATATCAAAGACAAGCTTTCTAAAATTGAAAAATACGATATACCTATTATAGATATAACGATAACAATGGATATTCAAAGGTTTGAGCATCATGTCAACCTTCTCGTTAAGCTGAACCATATACTCATTAAAAGTTCAGCGGTCACTGATGATATGTATGCCTCTATTGATAAAGCAGTGGATAAAATTCAAACGCAACTTAAAAAATATAAGCAAAAAATCAAAGATCATCATGCTAAGCCTCTTGAAATGGTGGATATGGCTGTTAATGTTTTACGCCCTTTAAAGGAAGTCGAAGCAGCAGAAATTAACGAAGAGATTGAAGCTGAAAATGCATCCCAGAGGGATAAAGAATATCGTCCTCATCATATCGTTAAACAAGAAAAAAAGCCTCTTAAATATTTAACTTTAGATGAAGCTATCATGAAAATGGAGCTATCGGGAGAGGTTTTTCTTCTTTTTCGTAATGAAGTCGATCGTAAGTTAAACGTTATTTATCGCCGTGAAGACGGAGATTATGATCTTCTCATGCCTGAAGGATAATTAAATAATGCTTCAAAAGTTCATAACCTCAAGCTTATGGATTTTTGGAGCTTCTTATTATGGAGAAAGAAGAAAAGCAAAAAATTTATTGTGCCATCCGTAAGAACTGGCTAATAGCTACTCCTGAAGAGCTTGTTCGCCAGCAGGCAATCCAGCTTTTAATCCAGCATTTAGGATTTCCTAGTTCCTGTATTGTAGTAGAGAAAGAGCTGCAGTCTTTACCTCATATGAAAATATCTACCTCTCTTTTACCCGAAAGGCGAGCGGATATTATTTGTTATCTCCCTAAAGAAAACAGCCTACATCCTTTGTTGCTCATTGAATGTAAGGCAGTTCCCCTCACTTCTAAAGAGATCCTTCAAGTCATAGGTTATAACCGCTTTATCAAAGCTTCTTTTATAGCGTTAATTAATCAAACTGAGCACAAGCTAGGTTGGTTTGATCCCGAGTTATCTGATTATCAATTTGTTAATTATTTACCTTTTTATTATGATTTAGTTAATTCTTTAATTAATTGATTAATATTTTAATTTAAAATTATAATATTAATAGGTGTTAGTTAGTTAAGGAGTTAACTATGGCAATAGACAAAACTCAATTTTCTGATGCGACTGATCATGCTAATAAAAATGTTTTCGATTCTTATTTTCATTTAAAAAATGTTTCAAAAAAAGAAGGAGGACATCGATTTAAAAAATTGGAAAGCCAAGAAAGTGGCTATTCATGGGGAGTAAGCCATGTAAATATGAAAGAACTGCTTAAAAACACTGCTAAAATAATTTCTTATTTTACTGTTATTATTCCTCTAATAATGCTCATAGGCAAAGCGATTCATGATTACCGCCATCATTATAAAATCATTAAAGAACTTCCCTCCGATAAAATAAAGAACGTATCTAGCAAAATCTTGAACAAAGCCGCAGGGGATAAAGATGAAAAGGAAATCATGGCTTCCCCAGCAGTAAGCAAGCTATCCAAGAGCAGTCGAGATATAAAAATTAAAGAGAAATATGAAGAA
The window above is part of the Neochlamydia sp. AcF84 genome. Proteins encoded here:
- a CDS encoding type I restriction enzyme HsdR N-terminal domain-containing protein; translation: MEKEEKQKIYCAIRKNWLIATPEELVRQQAIQLLIQHLGFPSSCIVVEKELQSLPHMKISTSLLPERRADIICYLPKENSLHPLLLIECKAVPLTSKEILQVIGYNRFIKASFIALINQTEHKLGWFDPELSDYQFVNYLPFYYDLVNSLIN
- the raiA gene encoding ribosome-associated translation inhibitor RaiA, translated to MSRKSKAAEFVDEEYSLTINGRNVQVTEAMEGYIKDKLSKIEKYDIPIIDITITMDIQRFEHHVNLLVKLNHILIKSSAVTDDMYASIDKAVDKIQTQLKKYKQKIKDHHAKPLEMVDMAVNVLRPLKEVEAAEINEEIEAENASQRDKEYRPHHIVKQEKKPLKYLTLDEAIMKMELSGEVFLLFRNEVDRKLNVIYRREDGDYDLLMPEG